GCATCAGTTCCGAATGGGCTAATACCCATGTATTTGCACATATTTACCAATCGGGACCTGCAATAAGGAAGATaagattaacaaaacaaaccaagacAGAAGCAATATCGCATTACCAATAGATACAGTTTTGACTAGTTCATAACCTGTTAATGTTATCCAATGTAAGCTCATCATTGAAGAGCTTTGCAAAGCCCAAAATTTCATCATTCGAAACACCGACTCCTCTTCTAACCTGTACAATTGATAATGACGCTATAAGTCCATCTTGAAGTTTATAGAAGGACGTCAATTGCGTTAGATAACAAGGAAAGCGAACCTTGGTCATAAATCCATCTAGATCTTCTGCAGTCTTCTTTATCTCTCCACTGCGAGAGGTTTGGACTTCCTTTGCCATTTCTTTGACAGTATCTTGGAGAAACTTAGCATATTCCATTCTTGCATTCAACCTTCTTTTTAGAGCCTCCTGCAAAATAAACGTGAATTTTAGATTCATACTTGAGAAACAGGCAAGAGTGACAGCGCGAGAATGAAAGATCAAACCAATTCATACTTCCCAGAtcaatgtaaaaataaaaataaatgacgTATAAGGAATAGAGAAGCAATAAAATAGGTTTTTTAACAGTACCTCTTCTTTCATCTTATCCTGGAAAGTTGACGGCAGCATGTTTGGGAACAACTTAAGAAACACCGGTAGCAAAAACTCCATGAATGGAACAATAATGAAAACTGCAACCGGGACTAATCTAAAAATGTCGGCAGTTGTTCGAGTGAGTTGTTGTCGTTCCCTCCTAGATAGACCTTTTCCATTAGCAAGTTTAACAAGCAGCCTTACACTGATCCTGACATCAGCCCAAAGCAACTTTGTCCCCAGCCAGTAATGTTGCAGAGTAGACTTAAATTCATCTTTCCAGTGACGAAGCTTCTTAGCCCAATCTTCCCTGCATAAATAAAGCATATGTTACATAACAATAAATGGCATGAAATCGCTCAAACgctaaaacaacaaaaactacaGCCTAACCTGCTCATTGATGCAATAGCTCTCAAAGCAGGACCTATCCCCAGAAGAAACAACCGCACACGTTGCATAATGGATATATCAGATTTCTGTGATTCTTCCAATTTCATAGCTTTAGCTTTAGCCTTAGCTAAACTTAACCCCTCAACAGCCTCATCACACTCCTCAGGAGAAGCTTCTTTAGTTTGCGAGGTAACCTTTTCTCCCTTTTTATCATGGTCAGGCTTATTAGCCGTTGCCAAAGACGAGTACATAGATTGAAAAACCAATCTATATCCCAAAGGATAAGGCAATTCTAATATTCCAACTCCATTACTAAAACTTGGAGACTGAAGTAATCTACTTCTATAGAACCCCTCCATTAACACGCTcgactctttcttcttcacatctTTAAAATCACGGTATCCTCGTTGTCCTTGCCGCTCAATACTTGAAAAACATTGAACCGTAGGCAAATGTTCACTTAGAGATTTCACTACGTCGTAACTTCTCCTTCGAAGAAGCGCTCGTGAAGCCATATTGCAGTAATTGTGTAgctatatacagtatatatataccagCTACATACCAATCTGCACAGTGATTGTATGAAAAATCTGATAGATCATTtcacaaaagacaaaagaaaacatgaatgaTTCAGATTTTTCAAATGGATTAGTTCGTTGTAGAAGATCACTAAGCTCTCTCAAGTCCTAAATTCAATTTCTAAACCTGAATTACAAAATTTGCAGTCGATTCAATGAATCTGAAACACGATTGAGATTGATTGCGACGAAATTGAGATGATAACAGAAACGAGAGACTTAAATTTGGATGACGAAAATGGAGAAGACTTACATCTACAGAGAAGAGGAGGAGTGGAGAGGAAAGGATCGATCAAAACGTGGAAGACAATCCAAAATACTTTGAGAAAAAGACCGTCAAAAGAATCGTCGTCGTCACTGagccgaagaagaagaagaagaagaagaagattcaacgTGTTTCTGCTGATTTTGACCGTTTTGTTTCGGGTCGGGTCGAATCGGGTCGGGTCCGGATATACAAATACTGCTTCGGATTCTCTACCGTAGAACTATTACAGTATTACCcaattacttttgttttttgaataatgCTTTTTACCATTTACTTTGCAGCAAAAGAACTTCTAACGCTAAACATTAACAAGACTTCTTCATTTCCATGAAATTAATCGTTTTACTAATCaactaatcatcatcattttccaAAAGCATTCAAATGATCAATAAGCAATATTAAAAAGTCAGTCTAGCCACTAATCATCATAGTCAACAATTTCCAAAGGTAGGTAATGAAAAGCACttagtaattttttgtttgagaatttTATCAAGAAAATGCAGGAACAAACTTCAACTTTGTAGAATGAAAATCAAATGCTTCGACATGTCACATGTATATGTCTCTCTCAccattcttttttgttaaatcacTCATCAATGATTTGCTTCAGTTTGAGATTCATTAAGATCATCGTGATTTAAGAGACTGTCACAGTGTAGTTTTAACGGTTATGATTACGAATCTGTCGAAATgttcaagtttttgtttatttctgcAGATTCTTAAGAACATAATGGCTAATAAGAAGGTAGGTGGTGCTGGTTCTAATCCTGAGTCTTGACACAAGTGTTTGATCTTCTATTCTGTTTTATTCGTGGAtgatatttagagaaaaatgtgTATATCTATGGGAACATTTTACCAATTTTGATGGAATTCTGACTTTTTAGTAGCTCCAAAGCGGTTTTGTTAAAtggaatttgattttgtttctaagaAAGATTTTACTTGATATAATATGTTAAGATTCGTCTTCAGTAATTACATTATGAAAAACCATCTATGCATCTTTGGATATAAGCAGTTGGTTAaattaactatataaatatataaaattgaaaaaacattAGGAATTACAGTTTAAATAATTCAAACAATTTAAGCTCCATGCAATACTAAAACTTCTAAATAGCGTTTAATAACTTTCTTATTTAGAAATTATCgaacaaaatatgaaagtttCTTAAGAAACCATTTGAAGACATATATGTAACAAGATAAGTaaattgtaataaaatatattagcACTCTAAACTTCTAGATAGacataaataaagaagaaagaaaacattcaaaaagacaaaagaataGAAAGAAATTTGTGAAAGTTTCAATGAGAAGGGAAGAATTTGTTGAGGCGGCAAGGTAGACCGTAAAACTCATCGTTTCGCACGTCAAGATTGTAAAGTCGAAACTTATCCCACCATTTCATTCCGCAATCTTTCTTGGCTTCATCGCTGTCACGACACAATGTGCAATCAAGCACTATCGCAATTATTGCCGCAACCGTTGTATGTGACATGAATATCACTCTTATCATATCTTCCAACTGTTTTGTGCACACACATAAAAGGAATCTCAATTTGATAAGTTGCAAAAAAGGCGTTTGCGATTTAAACAATTTGTCTCAAAGTATAGAATAAGATGTGCTTACCCAATTTGAGTGATGATCAGACCGCCACCCTCCATTGTAGTATTCTCTGAAGTATTGTGGGATTGAAATAGccatgaaaaaggaaaatccGAGAATGAATTTGATGTTGAAGCTATTGAGGTTGCAGAATTGTAGATAGCTAAGTCCCACAGAAGCTGcattatatattgaatttgattttattttagtgaaaaaaataaaacatatatttatcgAAAATGCTATACTACAAATGTGATGTGATGAAAAAGACTTACACACAAAACACAAGACGATGCAATAAAGAGATGCCATGATTGGTAATGGTATGGACGCAAAAAACGCTCCAAATTTTCCTgtattttgatcaaaataaataagttacAAAACCAGTAAAAGATATTCAACGAAATCATTTAGACATTGTAAATAGGAAGATGTAGATTattagtaaaaacaaaacaagaaaattaccaaaaatggagaaaaaaatcatgaatgcAGCTGATATTTGTATCACTCTTCGACTCCCAATCTTAGTCATTGCCAAAAGTCCAACATTTTCTCTGAATATTAAGTCACACCCATATCAAAACTATATCATTAGCCTTTAATTActacaatttatatatacaagagAAACTTAAGATAAATGCtcgaaaaattaaaaatttgtaatttagaGATGAGTTTATTTACGTTGATGTTGTGATCCCTGTGATGCCTCCAAGCATGCCATTGAGTAATACTCCAACTCCCTAcaagatatttatataaatgttcATATAGATGATGAAATAAATAGTTAATAAACGGtcaaaaaatatgttttaagtgACGATTAAATTGTTGCTAGACTAACCAGCCAACAAGTACCACGACTAACAACTGATGGTGGAATTGGCGTCGCGCTTCCATATCTTGCGGATGCATAGAACAAACCAGTCGACTACAATAGTACATAAAATTTATCACT
This sequence is a window from Arabidopsis thaliana chromosome 1 sequence. Protein-coding genes within it:
- the LETM2 gene encoding LETM1-like protein is translated as MASRALLRRRSYDVVKSLSEHLPTVQCFSSIERQGQRGYRDFKDVKKKESSVLMEGFYRSRLLQSPSFSNGVGILELPYPLGYRLVFQSMYSSLATANKPDHDKKGEKVTSQTKEASPEECDEAVEGLSLAKAKAKAMKLEESQKSDISIMQRVRLFLLGIGPALRAIASMSREDWAKKLRHWKDEFKSTLQHYWLGTKLLWADVRISVRLLVKLANGKGLSRRERQQLTRTTADIFRLVPVAVFIIVPFMEFLLPVFLKLFPNMLPSTFQDKMKEEEALKRRLNARMEYAKFLQDTVKEMAKEVQTSRSGEIKKTAEDLDGFMTKVRRGVGVSNDEILGFAKLFNDELTLDNINRSRLVNMCKYMGISPFGTDAYLRYMLRKRLQEIKKDDKLIKAEGVESLSEAELRQACRERGMLQLGSVEEMREQLVDWLDLSLNHSVPSSLLILSRSFSMAGKLKPEEAVQATLSSLPDEVVDTVGVTALSSEDSVSERKRKLEYLEMQEELIKEEEEEEEEEMAKMKESASSQKDVALDEMMASTAKDANEQAKAKTLEKHEQLCELSRALAVLASASSVSMEREEFLKLVKKEVDLYNSMVEKGGTDDEEDARKAYLAAREDSDRSAQKAIADKTSSALLDRVETMLQKLEKEIDDVDNKIGNRWRLLDRDYDGKVSPDEVALAAMYLKDTLGKEGIQELIQNLSKDKDGKILVEDLVKLASEIEDAEAEETDEPTTKS
- a CDS encoding uncharacterized protein (unknown protein; Has 30201 Blast hits to 17322 proteins in 780 species: Archae - 12; Bacteria - 1396; Metazoa - 17338; Fungi - 3422; Plants - 5037; Viruses - 0; Other Eukaryotes - 2996 (source: NCBI BLink).): MTKMEKTYIYREEEEWRGKDRSKRGRQSKIL